CGACGACGATATCGGCTTCCTTCGCGAGCCGCCGGACGATTTCCTTGCCTTCGGGAGCCTTGAGATTGACCGTCACCGACTTTTTATTACGTGCCTGGACCGCCCACCATAGCGACGTCCCGCCTACTTCCGGATAGAGCTTGCGCCATTTGCGCAGCGGATCGCCGCCGTTCGGATCTTCGATCTTGATCACGTCGGCGCCGAACTCGCCCATGAAGCGCGCGGCGAACGGCCCGGCGATCAGCGTACCGAGTTCGAGCACCTTGACGCCGGCGAGCGGTCCCGTAGAAACGCTCATGGTGCCTCCTTCGTTATGGTTTGCACAGCGGGTTTTCACAGCGCTCCGCAGCAGCTTGAAATAGCTTGAGAGCTTGATGCGCCGGGCAACCTTTACAGCGGAATGTCCAGCGCCTTGAACCGCGGCGAACCGTCGGCAAGCGTCCCGTTGAACAGTTCCGCCGGACGCACCCACAGGCCATGATCGTGCGGCCAGAGATGTTCATAGACGATCATCGCCTCTTCCGTCTCTGAATGCCGCGCCACGCCGATCACGCGATATAAACCACCCTTGTAATGCCGGTGGGTGGCGAGCGCCAATGCTTCTGCTTCGGTCATATCGTTGCCTTGTTGCCTTGTTGCGGTGTAACTGCTGTCTAAACTGAGCGCCGGTCAAGCATTGCACGCGCGATCGTGCCTGCGTCGACGTATTCGAGTTCGCCGCCTACCGGCACCCCGCGCGCAAGGCGCGTCACCTTCAGGCCCTTCGACTTGAGCGTCTGTGCGAGGTAATGCGCAGTCGCCTCGCCTTCGTTCGTGAAGTTCGTGGCGAGCACGATTTCCTTCACAAGGCCGTCTGTGGCGCGCTGGATCAGGCGGTCGAAATGGATCTCTTTCGGCCCGATACCGTCGAGCGGACTCAGCCGTCCCATCAGCACGAAATACAGTCCCCGATACGTCAGTGTCTGTTCGAGCATGATCTGGTCGGCAGGGGTTTCGACCACGCAGAGCAGTTCAGGATCGCGTTCGGGGTCGTCGCAGACCTCGCAAATCGCTGCTTCGGTGAACGTATTGCACTTTTCGCAGTGTTGCAGATGCTCGGTGGCGAACATCAAAGAGCGGCCGAGCTTTTCAGCGCCCGGCCGATCGTGCTGCATCAGATGATAGGCCATGCGCTGCGCCGACTTGGGACCCACGCCCGGCAGCGCGCGCAGCGCTTCGACGAGCGCCGACAAGGCGGAAGGTTGTTTCATGCGCTTGGGACCCTATGCTCTGAGGGTTGAGGTATTTAGAACGGCAGCTTGAAACCCGGCGGCATTGGCATGCCGGCCGTCATGCCGCTCATCTTTTCCTGTGTGGTGGCTTCGGCTTTACGCACGGCGTCGTTGAACGCCGCGGCAACGAGGTCTTCCAGCATGTCCTTGTCGTCGGCGAGCAGGCTCGGGTCGATCGCTACACGGCGGACGTCGTTCTTGCACGTCATGGTCACCTTCACGAGGCCGGCGCCAGACTGTCCTTCCACTTCGACGAGGGCGAGTTCGTCCTGCATCTTCTTCATGTTGTCCTGCATCTGCTGAGCTTGCTTCATCAAGCCGGCGAGTTGGTTCTTCATCATGGTCGGACTCCTTGCTGGAAACGGGGTAAAGATAATGAGTGCATGCCGCGCGGTTCGGGATCGGCTCGGGTCCGCGCTGGCCGTGAATGGGTGATGGTTGTTGCCTTGCGTGCTTTGTGTGTTTTGTGTGTTTTACAGCGGGTGTTCCGTTGTTCATTCGAGCCGTCCGGCATGAAGGGGGTTCCTCACCTTCGTACTTGTCCGGCTCTCTCGGTCTGAAGCTTATCTCTCGGTCTGACGCCTAGGCGCTCTGACTCGTTCGCTCCGCGCGGGTTCTGGCGTTTTCGCCTTCCAGCGTTTTCACGGCTGCGTTGCTTAACGGCTTTCGGCGCTTGAACACTGCGCGCTTGCTTGCTGTGCGGCGCCTGCTCTGTTCCCCTGCCTGCAGCCCTACCGCTGCCAGCCTTTTTCTGCGCTCACAGGAAAAGTCAATTCGCCGATGCCGCGTTCCGGCCGCCATCCTGCGCGTTGCCCGATGCCAGCGGCTTGATCGAACCTTGCACAATACTCGCGCCAAAATCGCGGATCAGCGACTGCACGAACGGGTTCTGCGTAATCTCCTGCTCCGCCTCCTGCTGGCGCTGCGCGCGAACGGCGGCGTCGAGCGCGGCGGCCGTGCGACGTGCGGGGCCGACACTCACGTTCACGTCGATCGGCCGGCCGAGCTTATCGGTTAATGCCGCCTTCAGCTTCGCAACCTGTGCGCTTTCGGCGTATTGCGGGACAGGCACGGCAAGCGTGATGGACGTGTCGTCGCACGCAGTCAATTCGCTATTGAAGGCGAGTTGGTAAGCGATGCCCTTCAGCGGCAAGTCCACGGCAAGCGTTGGCCAGTCACCGCTCACGCCAATGGCATCGAGCGGGACAGCGGGCGGCAGCGGACGCGCATCAACTCTGGGCGCAGGCTTGGTGGCGGGTGCATCGTTAAAGCGCAGGTCGTCGGGTCCGCTGTCGAACGCCGGCATGAAACCGTCATCGGGCGGCATGAAATAGCCGTCTTCCGACGAAACCGGTTGATAGTCGTCCAGCGGCATTTCTTCCCACGGAGGGGTTGCGCCGCCGCTGTTCCTGCTGGCGATGGCACCCGTGCCGTTAGCGCCGCTCGGAGCTCCGGCATTTTTGTCATTGCCGTTCGCGTTGGACTGAGCACCATTAAACCTGGAGTCGTCCGCTGCGGGTGCTGTGCCTCGATCGGCCGAAGCAGCAGGCCGACGTGGCACAGGAACCTGCACGGCAGGCGTCGCCTTGGGGGCTACGGGCTTGCGCACGGGTTCGGGAGCACGCGCCCCGCGATCCGACGATACCCGCATGCCCGCGCTGCGCAACACATCGAGCGCGGCGCTAGCACCGCCCGTCGCACGCGGCGACGCGATTTTTTCAGCTGGCGGCGCAGCCCGGTTCTCGGCCGGCTTCTCGGCCCGGTTCTCGGCCCGGTTCTCGGCCCGGTTCTCGACCCGCTCGCCAGCGGCGCGATCGATGAGTTCCTGGGCTGCTGCGGCAAGCATCGCGGAGTTGGAATCGGGTTCTGACTCAGGCACAGCCAACACGTCATCCAGCGAGGCATCGGAACTGGCAGATAATGAAGGCGTATCGGCGGAGGGCTGCGGATCCGAAGATAGCGCCGGTACTTCAGGCGATGCCGAACCAGCAGGAATGATTGCCGGTGCGCTTTGCGCATCCACTGCGTCCACCTCTACCGCATCGCCATGCCCCTCGACAGGCTTGTCCGTCAGCGCTTCAGCCTTCCCTTGTGCAGCATTGTCTGGATCGATGACACGAGTCTGGGCAACGGCGGGGATATTGGCAACCTCAGGCGTTCGATCAGGCTCCGCGGTCACCCGCGGCGTCACAGCCGGCACCGGCTCAACCGCCGGGCTTTGCACGACTTCGTCACTAGTCGCAGCAGGATTTTCGCGCGAGACCGCGTCCGAACCCGCCACCGGCGTGGGAGCCGAATCGCGCCCGTCCGCGGCAGCATTGTGGGCAGTCACCGCCGATTGACCTGCATCCTGCGACAGCGGCGCTTTCTCTTTTTCGCGATCCGAATCCGTAGTGTCCGCTCTGGTCGAAGCGATATCGGCTACACGATTCACCAGCGACTTCGCCGCACCCGCAGCCAACAAACCCGCCCCACCGGCTGCACCGGCTACAACACCACTCGGCGCCGCTTCACGTGCCACTGCACTAGGCGAACCCACGACTGCCGGCCTCACCCGCGCGCCGCCCCCACCGCCTCCGCCCGGACCACCCGCGGGTTCGAACGCAAGCATGCGCAACAGGGTCATGGTGAAACCGGCGTATTCATCCGGTGCCAGACCCATCTCGCCGCGCCCGATCGTCGCAATCTGATAGAACAATTGCACGTGCTCGGCGCTGAGCAAGTCCGCGAACCGGCGGATATCGGTTGCCTCCGGCCATTCGTCCAGCACCGAAGCCGGCGCGTACTGCGCCCACGCGATCCGGTGCAACAAGCCGGCCAAGTCCTGCAACGCCGTGGAAAACGACAAACTGCGCAAAGCCATCTCGTCCGCGATGCCAAGCACGCCCTGCCCGTCGCCGGCCGCGAGGGTATCGAGCAAGCGGATCAGATAACTCTGGTCGAGCGCACCGAGCATGCCGCGCACGGCCTCCTCGGTGACCTGGTTTGCCGAATACGCGATGGCCTGGTCAGTGAGCGAAAGCGCGTCGCGCATGCTGCCGTCGGCGGCACGCGACAAAAGACGCAACGCTTGCGACTCGTAAGGGATCTGCTCTTCGCCGAGCACATGTTCCAGATGCCCAACGATCTGCCCTGCCGGCATCTGCTTCAGATTGAATTGCAGGCAGCGCGAGAGCACGGTGACCGGGATCTTCTGGGGATCGGTGGTGGCCAGGATGAACTTGACGTGTGCGGGCGGCTCTTCCAGCGTCTTCAACATGGCGTTGAACGCGTGGTTCGTGAGCATGTGCACTTCGTCGATCATGTAGACCTTGAAACGCGCGTCGACCGGGGCGTATACCGCGCGCTCGAGCAGCGCGGCCATTTCGTCCACGCCGCGATTACTGGCCGCGTCCATCTCCACATAATCGACAAACCGTCCCTCATCGATCTCCTTGCACGCCCGGCATACGCCGCACGGCGTGGATGTCACGCCGGTCTCGCAATTGAGCGCCTTGGCGAAGATTCGCGACAGCGTTGTCTTGCCGACACCGCGCGTGCCGGTGAACAGATAGGCATGGTGCAGCCGTCCGCCGTCGAGCGCGTGCGTGAGCGCACGTACCACGTGCTCCTGGCCAACGAGCGAAGCGAAAGATTTGGGCCGCCACTTGCGTGCGAGAACTTGATAGGTCATGCCGAAATTGTATCAGCAACGTCAAGAGGCAAAAGCGTTTCCCCAAGGGACTCGCGCCCGCAGAGGCGACGCGCCAAAACTTGCCCCGCATACCGACAGAATGGCTCTTCAAGGGCGAAAAACGTGAGCAGAAAAGGGGTGAAGTAAGCGTACGAAAAACGCAAAACTTAACCAAACCTCAATAAGCCGCAAGAAACCCGGAAGACAGGAAGTTTGAAACGAGGGACAAAACGATGGGGTCGAGGAAATACTCGGGAAACTACGGAGGGGGTACGACGAAGAGGACAGGGGACAACGAGACAAAGAACGAACAACGAGACAAACAAGAAAAGCGAAGGTGACGAGCCCGACCCTCGGCACTGGTAGAAAACGGCTGTGGCTGCTTCGTTCCCGACCTGACCAGGTTGACCGCGCCACCATGCGAGGAGGCCCGTCACGAAGAATCATATCAGAGAAGGATCGCCGCGCCCACCACCAAGGTGAATGCTGTTGAATTTCAGGCGCGCAATCGCAATATGCACGACCTGGGGCCAGCAGCGTTGCCACCTGCCCGCTGTATAAAATACGCCGCTGAATACGCCGCAATATCGGGCGCTGGAGTTTCGTCCAGAGGGGACCTATCGGTACCCGGCAACAGATAGCAAAGTAAGCTAAGATGACAATTTGAAGCACCGGTTAATCACCGTGTGACAGACAGAACGCGGCTTTTCCGGCAACGGTATGCGCCCATCCAAGCGAGCGGCTCTACACCCCGCAGCGCGGCGAACTATTTCCTGTTTTGGTGTATCGTGGCGAGCATTCAAACGCGGGCCTCGAATTCATAGAGGTATTCACATAATGAGCGAATCGATCAAACATATCAGCGACGCATCCTTTGACCAGGACGTCACGAAATCGGATAAACCCGTCCTGCTCGACTTCTGGGCGGAATGGTGCGGCCCCTGCAAGATGATTGCTCCGATCCTCGACGAAGTGGCCAAGGACTACGGCGACCGCCTGCAGATCGCGAAGATCAATGTGGACGAGCATCAGTCAACACCGGTGAAGTTCGGCGTGCGCGGCATCCCCACTCTGATCTTGTTCAAAAATGGTGCAGTCGCCGCACAAAAGGTCGGCGCATTGTCCAAGTCGCAACTGACCGCCTTTCTCGACAGCAACCTGTGATTTGAAGCTGGGGTTCGAAGTTGTGAGTCGAAGCCGGAAAGCCTGCAACGGCATTTGCGGCTCTCGCGGAACAACTCCCTTCCAGCGGTACGACCCGGCGTTTGAGCCGGGTCTTATTCAGGTCTTATCCGGCTAGCTATAAAAGTAAAGACGGCAAAAGCAGTTAGCTCCACGTGAGATTCCAGCAGATTGTTGTGAGACCACAACATGAACGAATCACACTGTCACCATGGCCACCCGAGGCCATGCCGGCATGTGCTATGCTAGAATCCTAAGACTGCAAGACGTTTCTTAAGACGGCAAGACGTTTAGGTCCTTGAGCGTTCAGCTCACTTCTCCTCCCAAATTCTCTGTTGTACCTCTTCTCCCTGGCGGGAAATCCGTATGCATTTATCCGAGCTCAAGTCTCAGCACGTCTCCGCATTGATCGAAATGGCCAACGGCCTGGAGATCGAAAACGCCAATCGACTGCGCAAGCAGGAATTGATGTTCGCGATTCTTAAAAAGCGCGCCAAGACTGGCGACACGATTTTCGGCGACGGCACGCTCGAAGTATTACCTGACGGCTTCGGCTTCCTCCGGTCGCCCGAGACTTCGTATCTCGCCAGCACAGACGACATCTACATCAGCCCGTCGCAGATCCGCCGCTTCAATCTGCACACAGGCGACACCATCGAAGGTGAAGTGCGTACGCCGAAAGACGGCGAGCGCTACTTTGCGCTCGTCAAGGTAGACAAGGTCAACGGCCAGGCGCCGGAAGCCTCGAAGCACAAGATCATGTTTGAAAACCTGACGCCGCTGCATCCGAACAAACCGATGCCGCTCGAGCGCGAAATGCGCGGCGAAGAGAACGTGACGGGCCGGATCATCGACATGATCTCGCCTATCGGCAAGGGTCAGCGCGGGTTGCTGGTGGCATCGCCGAAATCAGGCAAGACCGTGATGCTGCAGCACATTGCGCATGCGATCAAATCGAATCACCCAGACATCGTGTTGTTCGTGCTGCTGATCGACGAACGGCCTGAAGAAGTGACGGAAATGCAGCGCTCGGTGGTGGGCGAAGTGATCGCCTCCACCTTCGACGAACCCGCCGCGCGCCACGTGCAAGTCGCGGAAATGGTGATCGAAAAGGCCAAGCGCCTGGTCGAAATGAAGCACGACGTCGTGATCCTGCTGGACTCCATCACGCGTCTCGCTCGCGCCTACAACACGGTGGTCCCGGCGTCGGGCAAGGTCCTCACCGGGGGTGTGGACGCGAACGCACTGCAACGCCCGAAGCGCTTCTTCGGCGCGGCTCGGAACATCGAGGAAGGCGGATCGCTGACCATCATCGGCACGGCGCTGATTGAAACCGGCAGCCGGATGGACGACGTGATCTACGAAGAGTTCAAGGGCACCGGCAACATGGAAGTGCATCTGGAACGCCGCCTCGCAGAAAAGCGCGTGTATCCGTCGATCAACCTGAACAAGTCAGGCACGCGTCGCGAAGAACTGCTGATCAAGCCGGACCTGCTGCAAAAAGTCTGGGTGCTGCGCAAGTTCATTCACGACA
This window of the Caballeronia sp. SBC1 genome carries:
- the dnaX gene encoding DNA polymerase III subunit gamma/tau, whose product is MTYQVLARKWRPKSFASLVGQEHVVRALTHALDGGRLHHAYLFTGTRGVGKTTLSRIFAKALNCETGVTSTPCGVCRACKEIDEGRFVDYVEMDAASNRGVDEMAALLERAVYAPVDARFKVYMIDEVHMLTNHAFNAMLKTLEEPPAHVKFILATTDPQKIPVTVLSRCLQFNLKQMPAGQIVGHLEHVLGEEQIPYESQALRLLSRAADGSMRDALSLTDQAIAYSANQVTEEAVRGMLGALDQSYLIRLLDTLAAGDGQGVLGIADEMALRSLSFSTALQDLAGLLHRIAWAQYAPASVLDEWPEATDIRRFADLLSAEHVQLFYQIATIGRGEMGLAPDEYAGFTMTLLRMLAFEPAGGPGGGGGGGARVRPAVVGSPSAVAREAAPSGVVAGAAGGAGLLAAGAAKSLVNRVADIASTRADTTDSDREKEKAPLSQDAGQSAVTAHNAAADGRDSAPTPVAGSDAVSRENPAATSDEVVQSPAVEPVPAVTPRVTAEPDRTPEVANIPAVAQTRVIDPDNAAQGKAEALTDKPVEGHGDAVEVDAVDAQSAPAIIPAGSASPEVPALSSDPQPSADTPSLSASSDASLDDVLAVPESEPDSNSAMLAAAAQELIDRAAGERVENRAENRAENRAEKPAENRAAPPAEKIASPRATGGASAALDVLRSAGMRVSSDRGARAPEPVRKPVAPKATPAVQVPVPRRPAASADRGTAPAADDSRFNGAQSNANGNDKNAGAPSGANGTGAIASRNSGGATPPWEEMPLDDYQPVSSEDGYFMPPDDGFMPAFDSGPDDLRFNDAPATKPAPRVDARPLPPAVPLDAIGVSGDWPTLAVDLPLKGIAYQLAFNSELTACDDTSITLAVPVPQYAESAQVAKLKAALTDKLGRPIDVNVSVGPARRTAAALDAAVRAQRQQEAEQEITQNPFVQSLIRDFGASIVQGSIKPLASGNAQDGGRNAASAN
- the trxA gene encoding thioredoxin TrxA encodes the protein MSESIKHISDASFDQDVTKSDKPVLLDFWAEWCGPCKMIAPILDEVAKDYGDRLQIAKINVDEHQSTPVKFGVRGIPTLILFKNGAVAAQKVGALSKSQLTAFLDSNL
- a CDS encoding DUF1653 domain-containing protein gives rise to the protein MTEAEALALATHRHYKGGLYRVIGVARHSETEEAMIVYEHLWPHDHGLWVRPAELFNGTLADGSPRFKALDIPL
- the recR gene encoding recombination mediator RecR, which produces MKQPSALSALVEALRALPGVGPKSAQRMAYHLMQHDRPGAEKLGRSLMFATEHLQHCEKCNTFTEAAICEVCDDPERDPELLCVVETPADQIMLEQTLTYRGLYFVLMGRLSPLDGIGPKEIHFDRLIQRATDGLVKEIVLATNFTNEGEATAHYLAQTLKSKGLKVTRLARGVPVGGELEYVDAGTIARAMLDRRSV
- a CDS encoding YbaB/EbfC family nucleoid-associated protein produces the protein MMKNQLAGLMKQAQQMQDNMKKMQDELALVEVEGQSGAGLVKVTMTCKNDVRRVAIDPSLLADDKDMLEDLVAAAFNDAVRKAEATTQEKMSGMTAGMPMPPGFKLPF
- the rho gene encoding transcription termination factor Rho produces the protein MHLSELKSQHVSALIEMANGLEIENANRLRKQELMFAILKKRAKTGDTIFGDGTLEVLPDGFGFLRSPETSYLASTDDIYISPSQIRRFNLHTGDTIEGEVRTPKDGERYFALVKVDKVNGQAPEASKHKIMFENLTPLHPNKPMPLEREMRGEENVTGRIIDMISPIGKGQRGLLVASPKSGKTVMLQHIAHAIKSNHPDIVLFVLLIDERPEEVTEMQRSVVGEVIASTFDEPAARHVQVAEMVIEKAKRLVEMKHDVVILLDSITRLARAYNTVVPASGKVLTGGVDANALQRPKRFFGAARNIEEGGSLTIIGTALIETGSRMDDVIYEEFKGTGNMEVHLERRLAEKRVYPSINLNKSGTRREELLIKPDLLQKVWVLRKFIHDMDEVESMEFLLDKIRQTKNNAEFFDLMRRGGS